A DNA window from Fodinibius sp. Rm-B-1B1-1 contains the following coding sequences:
- the recF gene encoding DNA replication/repair protein RecF (All proteins in this family for which functions are known are DNA-binding proteins that assist the filamentation of RecA onto DNA for the initiation of recombination or recombinational repair.): MKITSLKLQNFRNHEETVVEWAPHMNVIIGQNGAGKTNLIDAIHYLCMSRSFVSSSDRYVVSQDATFFMIKGHFEGNIRSNFDVGCSYSWGEGKKIFVNESPLDRLSDLIGMVPVVVLSPSDKKLTSEGPKERRSFIDSFISQISPAYLQDLLDFRKVRKQRNKLLQDFRGSREVLTAYLEPWDKQLVDYGARIAAKRTEVLNQFQKYLSKEYEAISGMRHEPDLKYETFCEPSEDVEVVRERYRAELEKELDHEIERELTLVGPHRDEIVFYLDDFELRKFGSQGQHRLFALALKLAQLLYFSDELDDLPIFLLDDVFGDLDAQRTEVLLNALIEHAGQTFVTAANPIPFDDYVTFDGEQNRKYKVEQGNVAIAKP; the protein is encoded by the coding sequence ATGAAAATCACGAGTTTAAAATTGCAGAACTTCCGAAACCATGAGGAAACTGTGGTAGAGTGGGCGCCGCATATGAATGTTATTATCGGTCAAAATGGGGCAGGAAAAACAAATTTGATTGATGCCATCCACTACCTGTGCATGAGCCGTAGTTTTGTATCCAGCAGTGATCGATATGTAGTAAGTCAGGATGCTACCTTTTTTATGATTAAGGGGCATTTTGAGGGCAATATTCGGTCTAATTTTGATGTAGGATGTTCATACTCGTGGGGCGAAGGAAAAAAGATATTTGTCAACGAAAGTCCGCTCGATCGCTTGTCTGATTTAATTGGCATGGTACCGGTGGTGGTGCTTTCGCCATCCGATAAAAAGTTAACCAGCGAGGGGCCTAAAGAGCGCCGCTCATTTATCGATTCGTTTATCAGTCAGATCTCACCGGCCTATTTGCAAGACCTTTTAGATTTTCGCAAAGTACGGAAGCAGCGCAACAAACTATTACAGGACTTCCGAGGAAGTCGGGAAGTACTTACAGCTTACCTTGAACCCTGGGATAAGCAGCTTGTAGATTATGGGGCACGGATTGCGGCCAAGCGAACCGAAGTTCTCAATCAGTTTCAGAAGTATTTGTCCAAGGAATATGAGGCGATTTCGGGCATGCGGCACGAACCAGATCTTAAGTACGAAACATTTTGTGAGCCTTCGGAAGATGTGGAGGTAGTTCGGGAGCGATATCGGGCAGAACTTGAAAAAGAACTGGATCATGAAATTGAGCGCGAGTTAACATTGGTAGGGCCACACCGCGATGAGATTGTGTTTTATTTGGATGACTTTGAGCTTCGAAAGTTTGGGTCACAGGGTCAGCATCGATTATTTGCGCTTGCTTTGAAACTGGCCCAGCTTTTGTATTTTTCGGATGAACTGGACGATTTGCCAATATTTTTGTTAGATGATGTGTTTGGTGATCTGGATGCGCAACGTACCGAGGTGCTTTTAAATGCACTTATTGAGCATGCCGGACAAACATTTGTGACAGCGGCAAATCCCATTCCCTTTGATGATTATGTAACGTTTGATGGGGAACAGAATAGGAAGTATAAGGTAGAGCAAGGCAATGTGGCTATTGCGAAACCGTAA
- the crcB gene encoding fluoride efflux transporter CrcB produces MLQSILAVGIGGFLGSIVRYLITHYVTLNAQSSFPFGTITVNLVGSFLIGAIIAMALGNDLSRNMRMLLATGFCGGFTTFSTFSYEFFALLEKGYHGYAFLYVATSLILGLAFVWLGFYLIK; encoded by the coding sequence ATGCTACAATCCATATTAGCAGTCGGTATCGGCGGATTTCTGGGAAGCATTGTTCGCTATCTCATCACCCATTATGTTACCCTCAACGCCCAATCCTCCTTTCCCTTTGGAACCATCACAGTAAACTTGGTGGGCTCATTTTTGATCGGCGCTATCATTGCCATGGCCTTGGGAAATGATCTTAGCCGAAACATGAGAATGCTTCTTGCCACTGGCTTTTGCGGTGGCTTCACCACTTTTTCTACCTTCTCCTATGAATTCTTCGCTCTCCTCGAAAAAGGATACCATGGTTACGCTTTTCTCTACGTTGCCACCAGCCTAATATTGGGGCTTGCCTTCGTCTGGCTTGGCTTTTATTTGATAAAATAA
- a CDS encoding SCO family protein: protein MSSTLKLFFTALFILASITACGPDALYDLSGDTHQLRNTDSTLVNFPSDFKGELSLITFIYTNCPDVCPVITANMTNIQRALDDTTDINFIEISFDPDRDSPTALKKYKDLYNLNQQFTLLTSYPNNSDALLDKLDIIAQKTYANPDSSNYDMRHSNTLYLMDRNGYIRAEYPAHRVTPEHVKDDINYLRSE from the coding sequence ATGAGCTCTACCCTCAAATTATTTTTCACCGCCCTTTTTATTCTTGCATCCATCACAGCATGTGGACCAGATGCCCTTTACGATCTTAGCGGCGATACCCACCAGCTTCGCAACACTGACAGCACCCTCGTTAATTTTCCCAGTGACTTCAAAGGCGAGCTCTCTCTCATCACCTTCATCTACACCAACTGCCCCGATGTGTGTCCCGTCATCACCGCTAACATGACCAATATCCAGCGCGCCCTCGACGACACCACCGACATCAACTTTATCGAAATTAGCTTCGATCCCGACCGCGATTCCCCCACCGCCCTCAAAAAATATAAAGACCTCTACAACCTTAACCAGCAATTTACGCTGCTCACCAGCTACCCGAACAATAGTGACGCACTGCTCGACAAGCTCGACATTATTGCCCAAAAAACCTACGCCAACCCAGACAGCAGCAACTACGATATGCGGCACTCCAACACCCTCTATCTCATGGACCGCAATGGCTACATCCGCGCCGAATATCCCGCACACCGCGTCACCCCCGAACATGTCAAAGACGATATAAACTACCTCCGATCAGAATGA
- a CDS encoding copper chaperone PCu(A)C, whose product MKYLPQLLLILLSGCFLFLGCGSESNSSNDSNSKQEVVLGKIALDNGWARPGSQQAKSAAYLRISNGTASPDTVLSFSSDIAESVELHESIENNDGTTSMRPAGQQVIKDGDKLLLEPGGLHLMLINLTQDLAVGDSLQLSIDFARVGTKNITVPIQIQN is encoded by the coding sequence ATGAAATACCTACCCCAACTTTTGCTCATTCTACTTTCTGGCTGCTTCCTGTTTTTGGGATGTGGTTCTGAGTCGAATTCTTCGAACGACTCCAACTCAAAGCAAGAAGTCGTTCTCGGCAAAATAGCCCTCGACAACGGCTGGGCACGTCCCGGTTCACAACAAGCTAAAAGCGCGGCATATCTGCGTATCTCCAACGGCACCGCATCCCCCGATACCGTGCTTTCATTCAGTAGCGATATTGCAGAAAGCGTAGAACTGCACGAATCTATTGAAAACAACGACGGTACCACAAGCATGCGTCCCGCCGGGCAGCAAGTCATCAAAGACGGTGACAAGCTACTGCTCGAACCAGGCGGACTGCATCTAATGCTCATAAACCTAACCCAAGATTTAGCCGTTGGCGACTCGCTCCAACTTTCCATCGACTTTGCAAGAGTAGGCACAAAAAACATTACCGTACCTATCCAAATACAGAATTAA
- the pafA gene encoding alkaline phosphatase PafA, translating into MKLIRFFCGILLIMLIVAQAGWAQQNNTKSAADNPKLVVGIVVDQLRYDYIPLYWDKFEDDGFKRLVNQGYSFENHHFNYFPTYTGPGHAAVYSGATPSVNGIVGNAWYDRNIDESMYVVSDSTVTPVGTDSDAGKMSPENLISTTVTDELKTASPESKVIGVSIKDRGAVLPTGHLGDAAYWYEAASGNFISSSWYVNELPNWIQNFNDKGLAKEFANSTWQTLLPIDQYTESNEDDTPYEGTFENEDNPVFPHDLGANRGNEYGIISSTPFGNTLVAELAKATVDGESLGTGNATDFLSVSFSSTDYVGHMYGPHSIELQDTYLRLDRDIAGLLDHLDKKVGKGNYMVFLTSDHGAVDVPQELVDKDLPGGYFDSDTAVDELSEFLTTEFGDEDWIEDYTNQQVYLDRDLVKEKGLSLKVMQDKAADFLLQFEGVLSTNTAHNLQYKNYNSGQQMMYQNGFNYGRSGDVFVQLKSGWLDSDYPTGTSHGSPYNYDTHVPLIFYGWGVPQGSTTEKTAIPQIAPTVSNMLNIALPSGSEANILQFEK; encoded by the coding sequence ATGAAATTGATCAGATTTTTTTGCGGCATATTGTTAATAATGCTGATTGTTGCTCAAGCCGGATGGGCCCAGCAGAATAATACGAAATCAGCGGCTGATAATCCCAAGTTAGTAGTTGGAATTGTAGTAGATCAGCTGCGCTACGATTACATCCCGTTGTATTGGGATAAGTTCGAAGACGATGGTTTTAAACGATTGGTTAATCAGGGATACAGTTTTGAAAACCATCACTTTAATTATTTTCCGACTTATACCGGTCCGGGACATGCGGCTGTTTATAGTGGGGCTACGCCTTCGGTGAATGGGATTGTTGGGAATGCCTGGTATGATCGCAATATTGACGAGAGCATGTATGTAGTGTCCGATTCAACGGTTACGCCGGTGGGCACCGATAGCGATGCCGGGAAGATGTCCCCTGAAAATTTGATAAGTACAACTGTTACCGATGAGCTCAAAACGGCCAGTCCCGAGAGCAAAGTGATTGGCGTTTCTATTAAAGATCGTGGTGCGGTATTGCCGACGGGTCACCTTGGGGATGCGGCCTATTGGTATGAGGCAGCATCTGGAAATTTTATAAGCAGTTCGTGGTATGTAAATGAGTTGCCCAACTGGATTCAGAATTTTAATGACAAAGGATTGGCTAAAGAGTTTGCCAATAGTACGTGGCAAACGTTGCTCCCTATCGATCAATATACAGAGAGTAACGAAGATGATACCCCGTATGAAGGTACATTTGAGAATGAGGATAATCCGGTATTTCCGCATGATTTAGGTGCCAATCGTGGCAATGAATATGGAATTATTAGTTCAACACCGTTTGGAAATACCTTGGTTGCCGAGCTGGCGAAAGCAACAGTTGACGGAGAGTCGCTGGGTACGGGTAATGCTACCGATTTTCTGAGCGTAAGTTTTTCTTCTACTGACTACGTAGGCCATATGTATGGTCCGCATTCTATCGAGTTGCAGGATACTTATCTGCGTCTTGATCGCGATATTGCCGGCCTGCTTGACCATTTGGATAAAAAAGTTGGCAAAGGAAATTACATGGTATTTTTGACTTCTGATCATGGCGCGGTAGACGTTCCACAGGAGCTGGTTGACAAGGATTTACCCGGGGGATATTTCGACAGTGATACGGCTGTTGATGAGCTTTCGGAGTTTCTTACTACTGAGTTCGGCGATGAGGATTGGATCGAAGATTATACCAATCAACAGGTGTATTTAGATCGGGATTTAGTGAAGGAAAAAGGACTCTCGCTGAAAGTTATGCAGGATAAAGCTGCAGACTTTTTGCTGCAGTTTGAAGGGGTGCTGTCAACAAATACCGCGCATAATTTGCAATACAAAAACTACAACAGCGGTCAGCAGATGATGTATCAAAATGGATTTAATTATGGTCGTTCAGGGGATGTATTTGTTCAGCTTAAATCGGGTTGGCTCGACTCGGATTACCCAACGGGAACATCTCATGGATCGCCCTATAATTACGACACACATGTACCACTCATTTTTTACGGATGGGGCGTGCCGCAAGGAAGTACTACAGAGAAAACGGCAATCCCACAAATTGCGCCAACAGTTTCGAATATGTTAAATATTGCTCTGCCCAGTGGTTCAGAGGCTAACATTCTGCAGTTCGAGAAGTAA
- a CDS encoding 4-hydroxy-3-methylbut-2-enyl diphosphate reductase, protein MARKKFNIPDIYQSPIIRKVKDANKVMDPTKKDLEPSILDFGPVRFLVPRHFGFCYGVENAIDIAYDTVENYPDKNIYLLSEMIHNPTVNEDLQERGIEFLFETDGTELIPIESLDEDDIVIVPAFGTTIEIQEKLKKQGIDPYEYNTTCPFVEKVWRRGKQLGKKGYSLVIHGKHRHEETRATFSHSADHSECVVVLNPEEAQILADIMTEQRPLSDFEEHFGHKSTNGFDPMKDLEHFGVINQTTMLATETEEVMQILKEAAIEKYGEADILDHFADTSDTLCYATNENQSATLALADTDADLSIVVGGYNSSNTMHLVEILEKAFPTYHVRDAEEIESPKKIQHFNQWDKELKQTADWLPTEETPLDIGITSGASCPDVLVDEVILKILDYFENTRSVDEVIKPFEEELEEVA, encoded by the coding sequence ATGGCTCGCAAGAAATTCAACATCCCCGATATTTATCAATCTCCCATCATCCGCAAGGTCAAAGATGCCAATAAAGTGATGGATCCCACCAAAAAGGATCTTGAGCCAAGCATCCTCGATTTTGGTCCCGTGCGGTTTTTGGTACCCCGACATTTCGGATTTTGCTACGGCGTCGAAAATGCCATTGATATAGCCTACGACACGGTTGAAAATTATCCGGATAAAAATATCTACCTGCTGAGCGAGATGATTCATAATCCCACAGTCAATGAAGACCTGCAGGAACGAGGGATAGAATTTCTCTTTGAGACTGATGGTACGGAGCTCATTCCCATAGAATCGCTCGATGAGGATGATATTGTTATTGTACCCGCTTTTGGGACGACCATCGAGATACAGGAAAAGCTTAAAAAACAAGGCATCGATCCCTATGAATATAATACCACATGCCCCTTTGTTGAAAAAGTATGGCGACGTGGTAAGCAGCTTGGCAAAAAGGGATATTCACTGGTCATTCATGGCAAACACCGCCACGAAGAAACGCGTGCTACATTTTCGCACAGTGCTGATCACTCGGAGTGTGTAGTGGTTTTAAATCCGGAAGAAGCACAAATTTTGGCGGACATCATGACCGAACAACGACCACTTTCGGATTTTGAGGAGCACTTTGGTCATAAAAGCACTAATGGGTTTGATCCCATGAAAGACCTTGAGCATTTTGGAGTCATCAATCAGACGACAATGTTGGCAACGGAAACCGAAGAGGTAATGCAGATATTGAAAGAAGCCGCTATTGAAAAGTACGGTGAGGCTGATATTCTGGACCACTTTGCCGATACCTCAGACACCCTCTGCTATGCTACAAACGAAAACCAGTCAGCCACACTTGCCCTGGCCGATACCGATGCTGATTTATCGATTGTGGTAGGCGGATATAACTCTTCCAATACCATGCACTTAGTTGAGATTCTGGAAAAGGCTTTCCCGACCTATCACGTGCGCGATGCTGAGGAGATTGAATCGCCCAAGAAGATCCAACATTTTAATCAGTGGGATAAAGAGTTGAAACAAACTGCTGATTGGCTGCCTACGGAGGAAACGCCGCTTGATATCGGAATTACCTCAGGGGCTTCTTGTCCTGATGTACTGGTAGATGAGGTGATACTGAAAATACTGGATTACTTTGAAAATACGCGCAGTGTAGACGAAGTTATCAAGCCATTTGAAGAAGAGCTCGAAGAAGTAGCCTAA
- the prmC gene encoding peptide chain release factor N(5)-glutamine methyltransferase — MSRKVEEWTVLSMLEWATDFFENKNIPDPRHSIEWLLADTLDIKRLDLYLKYDRPLSPQELDALRPMVKRRAQHEPLQYIVGFTDFMNARISVNENVLIPRIETEQLVEILLDNHGSRQALSLLDIGTGSGCIPIAIKMEQPDWNVSGIDISEDALTVARKNATQNDVSVNFSLGDILTPSGINATESLDIIVSNPPYIKSEEKDMLEPQVKEYEPSEALFFDDLQKMYKSIINFAYQHLSPNGYLYLELHEKYSDEILDLFDTQKWSARVEKDYDQKPRFIVANRN, encoded by the coding sequence ATGAGTAGAAAGGTTGAGGAATGGACGGTCCTTTCCATGCTGGAATGGGCCACTGACTTTTTCGAGAATAAAAACATTCCCGATCCGCGCCACAGTATTGAATGGCTACTGGCCGATACGTTAGATATTAAAAGGCTGGATTTATATCTGAAATACGATCGGCCACTCTCTCCTCAAGAACTTGATGCGTTACGACCGATGGTCAAACGTCGTGCCCAGCACGAACCGCTGCAATATATTGTAGGTTTTACCGATTTCATGAATGCGCGCATTTCGGTTAACGAAAATGTGCTCATTCCACGAATCGAAACCGAGCAGCTGGTAGAAATTCTCCTCGATAATCACGGATCCCGTCAAGCTCTCTCTCTTTTAGATATCGGAACAGGCTCGGGATGTATTCCCATTGCCATAAAAATGGAACAGCCTGACTGGAACGTTTCTGGGATTGATATATCTGAGGATGCACTAACTGTTGCGCGAAAAAATGCTACTCAAAATGACGTTTCAGTTAATTTTTCACTGGGTGATATTTTAACTCCTTCAGGTATCAATGCAACAGAATCGCTCGATATCATTGTATCTAACCCTCCTTACATAAAATCCGAAGAAAAAGATATGCTTGAACCGCAGGTCAAAGAGTATGAACCTTCCGAAGCACTATTCTTTGATGACCTGCAAAAGATGTATAAAAGCATTATCAATTTTGCCTACCAACACTTATCACCAAATGGATATTTATACTTAGAATTACACGAAAAATACAGTGACGAGATCCTCGACCTTTTTGATACCCAAAAATGGTCTGCGCGAGTTGAAAAAGACTATGATCAAAAACCGCGATTTATTGTTGCTAATCGCAATTAA
- a CDS encoding DUF721 domain-containing protein, giving the protein MGRFKSNKPKLLKDALKDFLDDYPHRKRLKRGMILSLWEQTVGERIAEQTENVHFEHGNLVVHVKNPAWRQEIHMKRFSIAKKLNDEIEEKIIKEIVVRS; this is encoded by the coding sequence ATGGGACGTTTTAAATCAAATAAGCCAAAGTTACTGAAGGATGCGCTCAAAGATTTTTTGGATGATTACCCGCACCGTAAGCGCTTAAAGCGGGGGATGATATTGTCGCTTTGGGAGCAAACGGTAGGAGAACGTATTGCCGAGCAGACCGAGAATGTCCATTTTGAGCATGGTAATTTGGTCGTGCATGTTAAAAATCCGGCATGGCGACAGGAAATTCATATGAAGCGATTTAGCATTGCTAAAAAGTTGAATGATGAGATAGAAGAGAAAATTATTAAGGAGATTGTAGTTCGCTCGTGA
- the eno gene encoding phosphopyruvate hydratase → MSFIEEVIGRQIIDSRGNPTVEVDVILTNDMVGRAAVPSGASTGEYEAVELRDTDSDHYLGKGVTKAVENVNTVIANELRGLEVFNQVEIDNLLLEIDGTENKANLGANAILGVSLAVANAASNALGLPLWRYIGGVNAKVLPLPMMNIINGGSHADNNVDLQEFMIMPNGAKSFSEAVRMGSEIFHHLKKVLGDKNYSTAVGDEGGFAPDLSSNEEAVEVILNAIEKAGYVPEDEVVIALDPATAEFYNADKGVYEFRWSDGSERTSEDMVKFWSSWVDKYPIVSIEDALDENDWDGWKKLTDALGDKVQLVGDDLFVTNTERLARGIKQGVANSILIKVNQIGTLTETLDAIEMAHKNDYTAVISHRSGETEDTTIADLAVATNAGQIKTGSMSRTDRIAKYNQLLRIEEQLGENAIFMGSDAFGF, encoded by the coding sequence ATGAGTTTTATTGAAGAAGTTATTGGCCGTCAAATTATTGATTCAAGAGGAAATCCGACGGTAGAAGTCGATGTTATTTTAACGAATGATATGGTGGGCCGGGCTGCTGTACCATCAGGAGCATCAACAGGAGAGTACGAGGCCGTTGAACTTCGAGATACTGATTCTGATCATTATTTGGGCAAAGGAGTTACCAAAGCGGTTGAAAATGTAAATACCGTTATTGCTAATGAACTACGAGGCCTCGAGGTATTTAACCAAGTCGAAATTGATAATCTGTTGCTCGAAATTGACGGGACCGAAAATAAAGCAAATTTAGGTGCCAACGCGATCTTAGGTGTTTCTCTTGCCGTAGCCAATGCAGCTTCCAATGCGTTGGGATTACCACTTTGGCGCTATATTGGTGGCGTAAATGCGAAAGTACTTCCACTACCGATGATGAATATTATCAATGGTGGATCGCATGCCGACAACAATGTGGATTTACAGGAGTTTATGATTATGCCTAATGGGGCGAAGTCATTTTCGGAAGCAGTGCGAATGGGTTCCGAAATCTTCCACCATCTGAAAAAAGTATTAGGCGATAAAAATTACAGTACGGCTGTTGGAGACGAGGGGGGATTTGCACCTGATTTGAGTTCCAATGAAGAGGCGGTAGAAGTAATTTTAAATGCCATTGAAAAAGCAGGGTATGTGCCGGAAGATGAAGTAGTGATTGCTCTTGATCCCGCAACTGCAGAATTTTATAACGCTGACAAAGGAGTATATGAGTTCCGCTGGAGTGATGGCAGTGAGCGCACCAGTGAAGATATGGTTAAATTCTGGAGCAGCTGGGTGGATAAATACCCCATCGTTTCTATTGAAGATGCATTGGATGAAAATGATTGGGATGGCTGGAAGAAACTTACGGATGCTCTCGGTGATAAAGTACAGTTGGTAGGAGATGACCTGTTCGTGACTAACACCGAGCGTTTGGCGCGTGGAATTAAACAGGGTGTTGCCAATTCAATTCTGATTAAGGTTAACCAGATTGGTACGCTTACTGAAACGCTCGATGCTATCGAGATGGCCCATAAAAATGATTATACAGCTGTAATTTCGCACCGGTCGGGAGAAACGGAAGATACGACTATTGCTGACTTAGCGGTTGCTACCAATGCTGGACAAATTAAGACGGGTTCGATGAGCCGTACTGATCGTATTGCAAAATATAACCAGTTGTTGCGTATCGAAGAGCAGCTTGGAGAAAACGCAATCTTTATGGGAAGTGACGCCTTCGGTTTTTAA
- a CDS encoding cation diffusion facilitator family transporter: protein MAHSHNHGHHHHHHGEDQTEGRLWISIILNFTITAAEFIGGIISGSLALLSDALHNLNDTTSLGISLVARKISKKEANRDKTFGYKRAEIIGAFINLITLVIIALFLIKEGIERFYNPQPIDGMVMFIVAIIGLLGNVITAILLYRDSKENLNLRSAYIHILSDAFSSVGVIIAGVLILWYQLYIIDTILTIIIAGYILWQSYYMLRQTINILMESTPTDIEIPNVHQAMTQINGVLDIHHLHVWRLDEKNILLESHVVIDEDDMGQMESIKSALKELLSTNFDIHHSTLEFEFEPCEEHHESPCN from the coding sequence ATGGCACATTCACACAACCACGGACATCACCATCATCACCACGGCGAAGACCAAACAGAGGGACGCCTGTGGATATCCATCATTCTCAATTTTACTATCACCGCTGCTGAATTTATCGGTGGAATCATCTCCGGAAGTTTAGCTCTACTCTCCGATGCCCTGCATAATCTGAATGATACCACCTCGCTGGGTATCAGCCTTGTTGCTCGAAAAATTTCTAAAAAAGAAGCCAACCGCGATAAAACCTTTGGCTACAAACGAGCCGAAATTATTGGAGCTTTTATCAATTTAATTACGCTCGTCATCATCGCGCTGTTTTTGATTAAGGAAGGCATCGAGCGATTCTATAATCCCCAGCCCATTGACGGCATGGTGATGTTCATCGTAGCCATCATTGGGCTATTGGGAAATGTCATAACCGCCATCCTGCTATACCGCGACTCTAAAGAAAATCTCAATCTCCGCAGTGCCTATATCCATATTTTATCCGATGCCTTTTCATCGGTTGGCGTTATCATTGCTGGCGTACTTATCCTTTGGTATCAACTGTACATCATCGATACCATTTTAACTATCATCATCGCCGGATACATCCTGTGGCAAAGCTACTACATGCTACGACAGACTATCAATATCTTAATGGAGAGTACCCCGACCGATATCGAAATTCCCAACGTTCACCAAGCTATGACACAAATCAACGGCGTGCTCGATATCCACCACCTCCACGTGTGGCGACTCGATGAAAAAAACATCCTGCTTGAAAGCCACGTTGTTATTGACGAAGACGACATGGGACAAATGGAATCCATAAAATCAGCCCTAAAAGAACTTCTCAGCACCAATTTTGATATCCACCACTCCACCCTCGAATTCGAATTTGAACCCTGCGAAGAACACCACGAAAGTCCCTGTAACTAA
- a CDS encoding TlpA disulfide reductase family protein, translated as MTKEKSSNTWKQSLIEWGAIFAIGAILYATGWHTEVLGTLQRGMLWTGLFDADTSKIATTEGPMLSERDFRFQMETSDGNTVSLSNFQGDVVFVNVWASWCPPCVAEMPTIETLYENVNSKENIRFILLSMDEEQQKAVNFMEGKELSVPYYFPASGLPTEFHSQYLPTTYIISKQGQIIYKKEGIADYSSPNFTQWMRELAQQ; from the coding sequence ATGACGAAAGAAAAATCCTCAAACACATGGAAGCAATCACTTATTGAGTGGGGAGCCATTTTCGCCATTGGCGCTATCCTCTATGCTACGGGATGGCATACCGAAGTGCTCGGCACCCTGCAGCGTGGAATGCTTTGGACCGGCCTTTTTGATGCGGATACCTCCAAAATTGCTACGACTGAGGGCCCCATGCTTTCGGAACGTGATTTTCGCTTTCAAATGGAGACTTCAGATGGAAATACCGTTTCTCTAAGTAATTTTCAAGGCGATGTGGTATTCGTCAATGTTTGGGCTTCGTGGTGCCCGCCCTGTGTGGCCGAAATGCCAACCATCGAAACGCTCTACGAGAACGTAAATAGTAAAGAGAATATCCGTTTTATTCTGTTATCGATGGATGAGGAACAACAAAAGGCCGTCAATTTTATGGAAGGAAAAGAATTATCCGTGCCGTATTATTTCCCAGCTTCCGGCCTCCCGACAGAATTTCACAGCCAATACCTTCCAACCACGTATATCATCTCAAAACAGGGACAAATTATTTACAAAAAAGAGGGTATTGCCGACTACAGTTCACCAAATTTTACACAATGGATGCGGGAGCTTGCCCAACAATAA